GCTGCGGAGTGGAGGCACATGTGCCGCCACCTGCCCCCGTGCCGCAGAGGGGCCCACCGGCCCTGGAGGCCAGGGCGGTTGACCACCCGTGAACGCCCCGGGTGCGCGGTGCGTCGGCCGAGTGCCGCCGGGTGGACGTTCATCACGTCCCGAGGCGAAGGGCACTCACCAACCCTCCCCCCCATGAGCATACCGAGCACGCAACCAAGGGAGATGGGGGAGGTGCCGGCATGGCCACATACCGACTCATCCGCAAGCTGGCAGCAGGCGGCATGGCGGAGGTGTTCCTGGCCAAGGTGGTCGGGGCCGAAGGCTTCGAGAAGCCGGTCGCAGTCAAGCGGATCCTCCCGTCGCTGGCGCAGGACCGGGAGTTCGTGGAGCTGTTCCTGCGCGAGGCGAAGCTGACGGTGTGCTTGCAGCACGCCAACGTGGTGCAGGTGTTCGATCTGGGCTCCATCAACGGCCAGTACTACATGGTGATGGAGTTCGTGGACGGGGAGAACCTGCGCGCGGTGCAGCGCGGGGCCGCGGGCAACCAGGTGCCGCTGGGCCTGCGCGAGGTGTGCTTCATCGTCCAGCAGGTGACGGAAGGCCTGGCGTACGCGCATGGACGCGCGGACGCGGTGGGCCGGCCGCTCAACATCATCCACCGCGACGTCAATCCGTCCAACGTGATGGTGGCCAGCAGCGGCGAGGTGAAGCTGGCGGACTTCGGCATCGCCAAGGCGGCCAACGCGCAGAATGGCACCCAGGCGGGCGTGGTGAAGGGCAAGGCGGGCTACCTCGCGCCGGAGCAGGTGAAGGGCGCCGAGGTGGATCAGCGCGCGGACCTCTTCCTCATTGGCCTGATGCTGTACGAGCTGCTCGCGGGCAGGCAGCTCTTCAGCGGGCCGGACTACTTCCTGACGCTGCGCAACATCGCCCAGTTCGACGTGAAGAGCCTGGCGCCGGTGCCGGGAGTGCCGCCGGCGCTCTGGAGCATCGTCACCCGGGCGCTGGCGCCGGAGCCGTCCGCGCGCTTCCAGCGGGCGCGGGACATCTCGGACGCGCTGCAGAACTTCCTCTTCGACCACCGGCTGCGCGTGGGCCCGCAGGACGTGGCGGCGCTCTTCTCGCGCTGCTTCCCCGAGCGCCGCTCGCCGCTGGAGGGCTCCACCGAGGTGCGGGGGGAGGAGATCCGCCTGGGCTCGGACGCGGGGCTGCAGCGCCCGCCGACGCTCACCTCGGTGCGCTCGCGCCCACCCTTCCCGGGTGGGGCGCGTCCGGGCACCTCGTCGCTTCCCTCGATGCGGGCGGTGACGGATCCGGGCCGGTTGACGCCGCCGCCTCCGCCGCCCGAGGCGCGCGCGGGCACCTCCGTCACCATGCAGGTGCCGCCTCCGCAGCCCGTGGGCCGGAGCACCTCCGTCACCATGCAGGTGGGTCCTCCGGCCGGCGTGCGCACGGGGACGCAGCCCGGTCTCAACACCGCCCTCTCGCTGCCGACGCAGACGCGCGTGATGCGCCCGCCGCGCCGCAAGCTGGGGGAGATGCTGGTGGCCTCGGGCCGGCTGTCGGAGACGCAGCTCAAGGGCGCCCTGGAGCGGCAGAAGCGCACCGGTGGCCGCATCGGCGAGCTGCTCGTCGCCGAGGGGATCGTGGCCGAGGAGGACGTGGTCCGCGCCCTCAGCGAGCAGGGAGGCATCTCCTTCGTCTCGGACAAGGTGCTGCGCACCATGCCGGTGCCCAAGGCGCTGCTGTCGCTGCTGCCGCTGGAGAAGGCCGAGCGGCTCGAGGCGGTGCCCGTGGCCCAGCAGGCCAAGGAGCTGGTGTGCGCCATGCGCGAGCCGCGCGACCTGGCCCGCCTGGACGAGCTGAAGTTCATCACCGGCTGCTCCGTGCGTGGCATCTACGCCACCGAGGGAGCCATCCGCCGCGCCATCGGCCGCTTCTACCGCGGGGATGACCCGGACCAGATGGACGACTGGTCCACCATGATGCCGCTGGCGGGCTCCGAGTCGGACAAGGGCGTCACGCCCTACGCCGACAAGCACACCCGCACGCGCGAGCGCCTGCTGGACGAGTCCGCCTTCGAGGAGATCTCCTCGGCGCCCACGCCGCCGCCCGCGGCCCCGCCGCCGGTGCTCGAGCCCACCCCCGTGCCCGCGCCGCCGGTGCTGCGCGCGACGCCCGCGCCCGCCTCGCTGGCGCGCACCATGTTGGTGGTGTCGGATGATCAGGAGCTGCGCGACGCGGCGGTGCGGTTGCTGACGCGTCAGGGCGTGGCGGCCTCGGGCAGCAGCGCCGCGGATGTGGAGAAGGCCATGGCGCTGGGCGGCACCGAGGTGGCGCTGGTGGCCGCGGACACAGTGCAGGATGCGCCCGCCGTGGTCGCGCGGCTGATGACGGTGGCGCCCTCCATGGAGGTGCGCGTGCTGCCCTCGCTGGCCGAGGCCCTCGGAGGCGAGGCCGGTCCGTTGAGCCGCGCGGCGCGGTTGCATGCCCGCGTGGTGGACGCGGCGCTCGCGGCGCTCGGGGGCGTGGGCGTGCAGGGCGCGGCGCTGGCCAAGCTGGCCCGGCGCGTGGCCCGGCGGCTCGGCGCGGGCCGTGCGGAGGCCGAGCGGGCTTCCGCCGTGGCGTATGCCCTGGCACTCGCGGCCTTCCAGGAGTCGGGCTCGGGCGAGCGTTTCCTCCGGCCCTCGTGTGAGTCGATGCGCGCCATCCTCGGCCGCGACGCGGGCGAGCTGGCCGGGCTCATCGGGGCGTGCACCCGGGACGCGGCGCCACTGTCGGAGAAGGCGGACAAGGCCACGCAGGCGCTGGCCGCGGCGGTGTCGCTGCTGGAGGTCGCGGGCACGGCCATGCTGGGGGCCGCGGCCGCGTCGCAGTCGCTCGTCAAGCTGCGCGCCGAGGGGCGGCTGCCCGCGGCGGCCCTGGAAGCGCTCTCCGCGGAGGTGATGGAGCTGGTGCTGGGCGAGAAGGCCTCGCACACGGTGGTGCTCGCCGAGCCCAACGCGGCGCGGGCCTCGGCGCTCCAGGCGCGCTTCCTCGCGGACGGGGTGCGGGTGGTGCTCGCCGACTCTGCGGCCCGGGCCCGCGTGCTGCTCTCCGAGGGCAGCCAGGCGCTCGTGGTGGCCTCGCGGCTCCCGGACGGGGATGGTGCCGAGCTCACGCGCTCGCTGCGCTCCGCCTCGGAAACGGCCGCGCTGCCCATCTTCGTGCTGGCGCCTCCGGAG
The sequence above is drawn from the Archangium gephyra genome and encodes:
- a CDS encoding protein kinase domain-containing protein, whose amino-acid sequence is MATYRLIRKLAAGGMAEVFLAKVVGAEGFEKPVAVKRILPSLAQDREFVELFLREAKLTVCLQHANVVQVFDLGSINGQYYMVMEFVDGENLRAVQRGAAGNQVPLGLREVCFIVQQVTEGLAYAHGRADAVGRPLNIIHRDVNPSNVMVASSGEVKLADFGIAKAANAQNGTQAGVVKGKAGYLAPEQVKGAEVDQRADLFLIGLMLYELLAGRQLFSGPDYFLTLRNIAQFDVKSLAPVPGVPPALWSIVTRALAPEPSARFQRARDISDALQNFLFDHRLRVGPQDVAALFSRCFPERRSPLEGSTEVRGEEIRLGSDAGLQRPPTLTSVRSRPPFPGGARPGTSSLPSMRAVTDPGRLTPPPPPPEARAGTSVTMQVPPPQPVGRSTSVTMQVGPPAGVRTGTQPGLNTALSLPTQTRVMRPPRRKLGEMLVASGRLSETQLKGALERQKRTGGRIGELLVAEGIVAEEDVVRALSEQGGISFVSDKVLRTMPVPKALLSLLPLEKAERLEAVPVAQQAKELVCAMREPRDLARLDELKFITGCSVRGIYATEGAIRRAIGRFYRGDDPDQMDDWSTMMPLAGSESDKGVTPYADKHTRTRERLLDESAFEEISSAPTPPPAAPPPVLEPTPVPAPPVLRATPAPASLARTMLVVSDDQELRDAAVRLLTRQGVAASGSSAADVEKAMALGGTEVALVAADTVQDAPAVVARLMTVAPSMEVRVLPSLAEALGGEAGPLSRAARLHARVVDAALAALGGVGVQGAALAKLARRVARRLGAGRAEAERASAVAYALALAAFQESGSGERFLRPSCESMRAILGRDAGELAGLIGACTRDAAPLSEKADKATQALAAAVSLLEVAGTAMLGAAAASQSLVKLRAEGRLPAAALEALSAEVMELVLGEKASHTVVLAEPNAARASALQARFLADGVRVVLADSAARARVLLSEGSQALVVASRLPDGDGAELTRSLRSASETAALPIFVLAPPEDPGLVEAGLDAGADDVLTYPVNPEVLVAKLRRALQPRRASVTPTPAPAPVAAAMASASVSVSA